One genomic region from Thermodesulfobacteriota bacterium encodes:
- the polA gene encoding DNA polymerase I: MEKSLRPRLFLIDGSSYLYRAFYAIRHLSNSKGLPTNAIYGFTQMLLKVLKEHRPDYLAIVFDSKAPTFRSEVFKEYKANRPAMPEGLIPQIPYIKKIIEGYRIATLEQEGYEADDLIGTVAKGFESEVDVVIITGDKDILQLVNDRIQVYDTMKERRFGVAEVKERFGVSPEQVVDVMGLAGDAIDNIPGVPGIGEKTAVELIRAFGSIDHLLGHLDQIPQKKLREKLQQHAALARLSRTLATIRTDVPLACRIEDFALSPPDLKSLRELFKELEFHKFLKELPSEEPQAKEGRDYRLVTDRDQFLALLKALRESGCFAIDLETTSPHPMWARPVGISFSPAAGQAYYLPVGHQEGKQLPYPQVIQDLKPLLEDETIRKVGQNIKYDWVVLKHQGIELRGVSFDTMIASYLLNPTKHNHNLSEIAREYLDRSMTEYKEVTGGKAITFDQVDLERAKDYSCEDAEVTFQLFHLLLPKLREAGVDDLFEKVEMPLSIVLAKMEMNGVKIDVELLKAYSKEIEAQLQTRMEKIYHLAGEVFNINSSQQLGKILFEKLKLPVVKKTKTGYSTDVEVLEKLALHHDLPLEILGYRNLSKLKSTYIDALPRLVHPETGRIHTSYNQTVTATGRLSSSDPNLQNIPIRTDEGNRIRQAFIPEEGSLLVSADYSQIELRLLAHFSEDGRLVEAFRNDEDIHRRTAAEIFGVPMEEVTPSMRREAKVINFGIIYGMSAYGLSQQLGTEPKVAQAYIDEYFKKYAGVQTYIQRSLEEARKRGYVTTLFNRRRFLPEIHSPTVAIRQASERMAINTPLQGTAADIIKVAMIRIQNRIEELRLAARMIMQVHDELVFEVPEEEVEAILPLIRKEMEAVVELKVPLKVSLSTGRNWAEAH; encoded by the coding sequence ATGGAAAAATCCCTTCGCCCCCGACTTTTTCTCATCGACGGCTCCTCCTATCTCTACCGGGCCTTCTATGCCATCCGCCATCTCTCCAATTCGAAGGGGCTTCCGACCAATGCCATCTATGGCTTTACCCAGATGCTCCTCAAGGTGCTCAAAGAGCACCGGCCAGACTATCTGGCCATCGTCTTTGATTCGAAGGCCCCGACCTTCCGAAGCGAGGTCTTCAAGGAGTATAAGGCCAATCGGCCGGCCATGCCCGAGGGGCTGATCCCCCAGATCCCCTACATCAAGAAGATCATCGAGGGGTATCGCATCGCCACCCTGGAACAGGAGGGCTATGAGGCGGACGATCTCATCGGGACCGTGGCCAAAGGCTTTGAATCGGAGGTCGATGTCGTCATCATCACCGGAGACAAGGACATCCTCCAGCTCGTCAACGATCGCATTCAGGTCTACGACACGATGAAGGAAAGGCGCTTCGGCGTGGCGGAGGTCAAGGAGCGTTTCGGCGTCTCGCCCGAACAGGTGGTGGACGTGATGGGCCTGGCCGGAGATGCCATCGACAACATCCCGGGTGTCCCTGGCATCGGAGAGAAGACAGCGGTGGAACTCATCAGGGCCTTTGGGTCGATCGATCATCTCCTCGGGCATCTGGATCAGATCCCACAGAAAAAGTTGAGGGAGAAGCTTCAGCAACACGCCGCCTTGGCCCGCTTGAGCCGTACCCTGGCGACCATCCGCACCGATGTCCCCCTCGCCTGCCGGATAGAAGACTTCGCCCTCTCCCCCCCGGACCTGAAGAGCCTGAGGGAGCTCTTCAAAGAGCTGGAGTTCCATAAATTCCTCAAGGAGCTTCCTTCGGAAGAACCCCAAGCAAAAGAGGGCCGCGATTACCGTCTGGTCACGGATCGGGATCAGTTTCTTGCGTTATTGAAGGCCTTGAGGGAGTCGGGGTGTTTCGCCATCGACCTCGAAACGACCTCCCCCCATCCGATGTGGGCGAGACCCGTGGGAATCAGCTTCTCCCCTGCGGCCGGGCAGGCCTACTATCTCCCGGTCGGTCACCAGGAGGGAAAACAACTCCCTTATCCACAGGTGATCCAGGATCTGAAGCCCCTTTTGGAAGACGAGACGATTAGGAAGGTGGGCCAGAACATCAAATACGACTGGGTCGTCCTGAAGCACCAAGGCATCGAGCTCCGGGGGGTCAGCTTCGATACGATGATCGCCTCCTACCTCCTCAACCCGACGAAACATAATCACAACCTCTCCGAGATCGCCCGGGAGTATCTGGATCGATCGATGACCGAGTACAAGGAGGTCACCGGAGGCAAGGCCATAACCTTCGACCAGGTCGATCTCGAGAGGGCGAAGGATTATAGCTGTGAGGATGCCGAGGTCACCTTTCAGCTCTTTCATCTCCTTTTGCCGAAACTGCGAGAGGCGGGGGTGGATGACCTCTTCGAGAAGGTGGAGATGCCTTTGAGCATCGTCCTGGCCAAGATGGAGATGAACGGGGTGAAGATCGATGTGGAGCTCCTGAAGGCCTATTCGAAAGAGATCGAGGCCCAGCTCCAGACCAGGATGGAGAAGATTTACCATCTCGCCGGAGAGGTCTTCAACATCAACTCCTCCCAACAATTGGGGAAGATCCTCTTCGAAAAATTGAAACTGCCGGTGGTGAAGAAGACCAAAACCGGCTATTCGACCGACGTCGAGGTGCTCGAAAAGCTCGCCCTCCACCACGACCTCCCTCTCGAAATCTTGGGCTATCGGAATCTCTCCAAACTGAAATCGACCTACATCGATGCCCTGCCCAGGCTGGTCCACCCCGAGACGGGCCGGATCCATACCTCTTATAATCAGACGGTCACCGCCACAGGCCGGCTCTCCTCCAGCGATCCGAACCTTCAGAACATTCCCATCCGGACCGATGAGGGAAACCGGATCCGCCAGGCCTTCATCCCGGAGGAAGGCTCTCTCCTCGTCTCGGCGGATTATTCCCAGATCGAGTTGCGACTGCTGGCCCACTTCTCGGAGGACGGAAGATTGGTCGAGGCCTTCCGGAACGACGAGGACATCCATCGCCGGACCGCCGCTGAAATCTTCGGGGTCCCCATGGAAGAGGTCACCCCCTCGATGCGAAGGGAGGCCAAGGTGATCAACTTCGGGATCATCTACGGGATGAGCGCCTACGGACTCTCCCAGCAATTGGGGACGGAGCCCAAGGTCGCCCAGGCCTACATCGACGAATATTTCAAGAAATATGCCGGGGTCCAGACCTATATTCAGAGGAGTTTGGAGGAGGCCCGCAAGAGAGGCTATGTGACGACCCTCTTCAACCGCCGTCGGTTTTTGCCGGAGATCCACTCCCCAACGGTGGCCATTCGGCAGGCCTCCGAGAGGATGGCGATCAATACCCCCCTCCAGGGGACCGCAGCCGACATCATCAAGGTGGCCATGATCCGGATCCAGAACCGGATCGAGGAGCTTCGCCTGGCGGCCCGGATGATCATGCAGGTCCACGACGAACTGGTCTTCGAGGTCCCCGAAGAAGAGGTCGAGGCGATCCTCCCCCTGATTCGAAAGGAGATGGAGGCGGTGGTGGAGTTGAAGGTTCCGTTGAAAGTCTCTCTCAGCACGGGCAGAAACTGGGCTGAGGCCCATTGA
- a CDS encoding DUF4124 domain-containing protein, translating into MNRGFLLSLLILVASSGRIAAQDLYRWVDEKGVVHFTDDLTRVPERFRTSLEKKGPLEKPAPSPKLSPDPQPEKQPLPPAPEKRDLFGRDEAWWRAKVREWEDKLQKARENVERLQAEIRQKEKELAEVRLKPDKFKKKTKKVESEIKTLQAEAKSWEDQVNEAQEMLEKVLPKEAADSRADPEWLKPKEAGKP; encoded by the coding sequence ATGAACAGGGGATTTCTTCTAAGCCTCTTGATCCTGGTCGCCTCGTCCGGGAGGATAGCGGCCCAGGATCTTTACCGCTGGGTGGATGAAAAGGGGGTGGTTCATTTCACCGACGACCTCACCCGAGTGCCGGAGCGATTTCGAACCTCATTGGAGAAGAAAGGCCCCCTCGAAAAACCCGCCCCCTCCCCGAAACTCTCACCGGATCCTCAGCCAGAGAAGCAACCCCTTCCTCCCGCGCCGGAGAAAAGAGATCTCTTTGGAAGGGATGAGGCCTGGTGGAGGGCGAAGGTGAGGGAATGGGAAGATAAACTTCAGAAGGCTCGGGAGAACGTAGAGCGGCTCCAGGCCGAAATCAGACAGAAGGAGAAAGAGCTGGCTGAGGTCAGGCTCAAACCTGACAAGTTCAAAAAGAAGACAAAGAAAGTGGAATCCGAGATCAAGACCTTACAGGCCGAAGCCAAGTCCTGGGAGGACCAGGTGAATGAGGCCCAGGAGATGCTCGAGAAGGTCCTCCCGAAAGAAGCGGCCGATTCCCGGGCCGATCCCGAATGGCTCAAACCCAAAGAGGCCGGGAAACCTTAA